The stretch of DNA GGATAGTGAGCGAGCACGGATCGGAGATACGCGGCCGACCGCGGTGGCAGCTGCCATTCGGCGCCGCGTTCCAGCAACCGGAAGTGGCCTTCATCCCATGTATTGGCCCCGTGAAAGAAGCGCACGAAGTAGTGGGGTGGATTGGCCCAGGGATACCAGCGGAGCTTCTGCTTGACGCTCGTCGTGTACGCCGAGTCCTCGTTCTTCCGCCAATTCGGAAAGCGCAAGCCGCCGTCCTTGTAGGCCATGAGCGTGCCGGCGAAGCCCCCAGGGTGGTGGTCCACGAACGCGGTCTCGCCGCGGAGACGGCACTTCACCTGGTTGACGAGAAAGCACGCCTGCACGGCGAGCGCACCCAGCACGCGATGCTGCGCCACCATCAGCCGGGGGTGATGCCAATCGTCGTCGTCCCAGTACGTCCAGATCGCCCCATCAGGAATGGCGTCG from Acidobacteriota bacterium encodes:
- a CDS encoding glycosyltransferase; this translates as MHRKSRPVVRIEPKDAPQPFSDHGERIYAMMVTGKTPERAELARASVVSFLAQTYANRVLVVVNDGPFELDVAGVPAGRVIQVRPEGRPRLGELRNVGLDAIPDGAIWTYWDDDDWHHPRLMVAQHRVLGALAVQACFLVNQVKCRLRGETAFVDHHPGGFAGTLMAYKDGGLRFPNWRKNEDSAYTTSVKQKLRWYPWANPPHYFVRFFHGANTWDEGHFRLLERGAEWQLPPRSAAYLRSVLAHYPPRPDGNEARTP